One stretch of Rhodoferax lithotrophicus DNA includes these proteins:
- a CDS encoding DUF3820 family protein has protein sequence MNPEDLQLLVTRTMPFGKYKGRLIADLPGDYLRWFVREGVPKGETGRLIALMHEIDHNGLSDLLKPLRK, from the coding sequence ATGAACCCCGAAGACCTGCAACTGCTGGTGACCCGCACCATGCCCTTTGGCAAATACAAGGGCCGCCTGATTGCCGACCTGCCGGGCGACTACCTGCGCTGGTTTGTGCGCGAAGGTGTGCCCAAGGGTGAAACCGGCCGCCTGATTGCCCTGATGCACGAGATTGACCACAACGGGCTGAGCGATTTGCTCAAGCCACTGCGGAAGTAA